The proteins below come from a single Isoptericola dokdonensis DS-3 genomic window:
- the uca gene encoding urea carboxylase: MPEPRTVLVANRGEIACRVVRSARDLGLRTVAVFSEADRGAAHVHLADTAVLLGPTPPAESYLSVDALLRAAAETGADAIHPGYGFLSEDAAFAERVEAAGIAFVGPTPEQLRVFGTKHTARAAAQAAGVPVFAGTGLLADADEAVAAVEALGYPVMLKATGGGGGIGMVVCRDADELRDAYERVRRMAAHSFGSTGMFAERYVEHARHVEVQVFGDGAGSVVSLGDRDCSLQRRHQKVLEEAPAPALPDDVRALLQDSARRLAASVGYRSAGTVEFVYDAERQEASFLEVNARLQVEHPVTEAVTGVDLVAWMLELAGGRTDLLDPYVDPATGLGAVPVRGHAVEARVYAEDPALDFRPSAGLLTRVDLPTGPGVRVDAWAETGTDVSTAYDPLLAKVIVSAADRDAALDGLHAALGRTRVDGIEVNLGLLRASTELPEVRAVEHSTRTLDAVGDPEPRVTVDRPGLMTTVQDATGRLGLWQVGVPPSGAMDDRSLRLANLALGNDENAPGLECTATGPALRFTHATTVCVTGAPALVTVDGRPVAQWEPVAVPAGGVLDVGDATAGLRTYVAFAGGLDVPDYLGSAATFTLGQFGGHGGRALRPGDVLRTTGAEVAPTGPIDPARRPRFGTHWDLAVTEGPHGAPEFFTRADLDTLYGTRYGVHFNSARTGVRLVGPKPTWARRDGGEAGLHPSNIHDNAYSVGSLDFTGDTPILLGPDGPSLGGFVCPVTVVSAERWKLGQLRPGDTVSFVPVRTAVAPSPRSLDLPVLLPGGDGDDGVLLRRDGDPAVTYRRSGDDNILVEYGEIVLDLALRARVHALHTALVEAAPAGILDLTPGIRSLQVHVDPDVLPVSRLLGILVELEATLPGATDLVVPSRRVRLPLSWDDPATRLAIERYMAGVRDDAPWCPWNIEFIRRVNGLDSVDDVYGTVFDAEYLVLGLGDVYLGAPVATPLDPRHRLVTTKYNPARTWTAENSVGIGGAYLCIYGMEGPGGYQFVGRTTQVWSRHRTTAPFEPGSPWLLRFFDRISWYPVSPEELLDLRADLAAGRGSVDIVDDTFSLAEHQRFLDENAASIEAFRERQQAAFSAERTAWEAAGEFDRAEAAAEAVVPESVEVEVPDGGARVDAPFVATVWKVEVAVGDVVEEGQTLVALEAMKMETAVTAPRSGVVTALGAAPGTQVAPGDALVVLGPVDEQEVAA; the protein is encoded by the coding sequence ATGCCTGAGCCCCGCACCGTCCTGGTGGCCAACCGCGGCGAGATCGCGTGCCGCGTCGTCCGGTCCGCCCGCGACCTCGGCCTGCGCACCGTCGCCGTGTTCTCCGAGGCCGACCGCGGCGCCGCCCACGTGCACCTCGCCGACACCGCCGTCCTGCTCGGCCCCACGCCCCCGGCGGAGAGCTATCTGTCGGTGGACGCGCTGCTGCGCGCCGCCGCGGAGACCGGCGCCGACGCGATCCACCCCGGCTACGGCTTCCTGTCCGAGGACGCCGCGTTCGCCGAGCGCGTCGAGGCCGCCGGGATCGCGTTCGTCGGCCCGACGCCGGAGCAGCTGCGCGTCTTCGGCACCAAGCACACGGCGCGCGCCGCCGCGCAGGCCGCGGGCGTGCCCGTGTTCGCCGGGACCGGTCTGCTGGCCGACGCCGACGAGGCGGTCGCCGCCGTCGAGGCGCTCGGCTACCCCGTCATGCTCAAGGCGACCGGCGGTGGCGGCGGCATCGGCATGGTCGTGTGCCGCGACGCCGACGAGCTGCGGGACGCGTACGAGCGGGTGCGGCGCATGGCCGCCCACAGCTTCGGCTCCACGGGGATGTTCGCCGAGCGGTACGTCGAGCACGCCCGGCACGTCGAGGTGCAGGTGTTCGGCGACGGCGCCGGGTCCGTCGTGTCGCTCGGTGACCGCGACTGCTCGCTGCAGCGCCGCCACCAGAAGGTGCTCGAGGAGGCACCGGCGCCGGCGCTGCCCGACGACGTCCGCGCGCTCCTCCAGGACTCCGCGCGCCGCCTGGCCGCCTCGGTCGGCTACCGGTCCGCGGGCACCGTGGAGTTCGTGTACGACGCCGAGCGCCAGGAGGCGTCGTTCCTCGAGGTCAACGCGCGGCTCCAGGTCGAGCACCCCGTCACCGAGGCCGTGACCGGCGTCGACCTCGTCGCGTGGATGCTGGAGCTCGCGGGTGGCCGGACGGACCTGCTGGACCCGTACGTCGACCCCGCGACGGGGCTCGGTGCCGTGCCGGTGCGCGGGCACGCCGTCGAGGCCCGCGTGTACGCGGAGGACCCGGCGCTGGACTTCCGGCCGTCGGCCGGCCTGCTGACCCGCGTCGACCTGCCGACCGGGCCGGGCGTGCGCGTCGACGCCTGGGCCGAGACCGGCACGGACGTGTCCACCGCCTACGACCCGCTGCTCGCCAAGGTGATCGTGAGCGCCGCCGACCGCGACGCCGCCCTCGACGGCCTGCACGCAGCGCTGGGCCGGACGCGCGTGGACGGCATCGAGGTGAACCTCGGGCTGCTGCGCGCCTCCACCGAGCTGCCCGAGGTCCGGGCCGTGGAGCACAGCACGCGAACGCTCGACGCCGTCGGCGACCCCGAGCCCCGCGTCACGGTGGACCGGCCCGGGCTCATGACGACCGTCCAGGACGCCACCGGCCGCCTCGGCCTGTGGCAGGTCGGCGTCCCACCGAGCGGCGCGATGGACGACCGCTCCCTGCGGCTGGCCAACCTGGCGCTCGGCAACGACGAGAACGCCCCCGGCCTGGAGTGCACGGCCACCGGCCCGGCGCTGCGGTTCACGCACGCCACGACGGTCTGCGTGACCGGTGCCCCCGCCCTGGTGACCGTCGACGGAAGGCCGGTGGCGCAGTGGGAGCCGGTCGCGGTGCCGGCCGGCGGCGTGCTCGACGTCGGCGACGCGACGGCGGGCCTGCGCACCTACGTGGCGTTCGCCGGCGGCCTCGACGTGCCGGACTACCTGGGCAGCGCGGCGACGTTCACGCTCGGGCAGTTCGGCGGGCACGGCGGGCGGGCGCTGCGCCCCGGCGACGTGCTGCGCACCACCGGGGCCGAGGTCGCTCCGACAGGGCCGATCGACCCGGCGCGACGCCCACGGTTCGGCACCCACTGGGACCTCGCGGTGACCGAGGGGCCGCACGGCGCACCGGAGTTCTTCACGCGCGCCGATCTCGACACCCTCTACGGCACCCGCTACGGCGTGCACTTCAACTCGGCACGCACCGGGGTGCGGCTGGTCGGGCCGAAGCCCACCTGGGCGCGGCGCGACGGCGGCGAGGCGGGCCTGCACCCGTCGAACATTCACGACAACGCCTACTCGGTGGGGTCGTTGGACTTCACGGGCGACACCCCGATCCTCCTCGGTCCCGACGGCCCCAGCCTCGGCGGGTTCGTCTGCCCGGTGACGGTGGTCAGTGCCGAGCGCTGGAAGCTCGGCCAGCTCCGCCCCGGCGACACCGTGTCGTTCGTGCCGGTGCGCACCGCCGTCGCGCCGTCGCCCCGCTCTCTCGACCTGCCCGTGCTGCTGCCCGGCGGGGACGGCGACGACGGCGTGCTGCTGCGCCGCGACGGCGACCCGGCGGTCACGTACCGGCGGTCCGGTGACGACAACATCCTCGTCGAGTACGGCGAGATCGTCCTCGACCTGGCGCTGCGCGCCCGCGTGCACGCCCTGCACACCGCGCTCGTGGAGGCCGCACCCGCCGGGATCCTCGACCTCACGCCCGGCATCCGGTCGCTCCAGGTGCACGTCGACCCCGACGTGCTGCCGGTCTCGCGCCTGCTGGGGATCCTCGTCGAGCTGGAGGCCACGCTCCCCGGCGCCACCGACCTCGTGGTGCCGAGCCGGCGCGTGCGGCTGCCGCTGAGCTGGGACGACCCGGCCACCCGCCTCGCCATCGAGCGGTACATGGCGGGTGTGCGCGACGACGCCCCGTGGTGCCCGTGGAACATCGAGTTCATCCGCCGTGTCAACGGCCTGGACTCGGTGGACGACGTGTACGGCACGGTGTTCGACGCCGAGTACCTGGTGCTCGGGCTCGGCGACGTGTACCTCGGGGCGCCCGTCGCGACCCCGCTGGACCCGCGCCACCGCCTGGTCACCACCAAGTACAACCCGGCCCGGACGTGGACGGCGGAGAACTCCGTCGGCATCGGCGGCGCGTACCTGTGCATCTACGGCATGGAGGGCCCGGGCGGCTACCAGTTCGTGGGTCGCACGACGCAGGTGTGGAGCCGGCACCGCACGACGGCGCCGTTCGAGCCCGGGTCGCCGTGGCTGCTGCGGTTCTTCGACCGGATCAGCTGGTACCCCGTCTCCCCGGAGGAGCTGCTCGACCTGCGCGCCGACCTGGCCGCCGGGCGCGGGTCCGTCGACATCGTCGACGACACGTTCTCGCTCGCCGAGCACCAGCGTTTCCTCGACGAGAACGCCGCGTCCATCGAGGCGTTCCGCGAGCGCCAGCAGGCCGCATTCTCGGCCGAGCGGACGGCGTGGGAGGCGGCGGGCGAGTTCGACCGAGCGGAGGCCGCGGCCGAGGCCGTGGTCCCCGAGTCGGTCGAGGTGGAGGTGCCGGACGGCGGCGCCCGGGTCGACGCGCCGTTCGTCGCGACGGTGTGGAAGGTCGAGGTCGCCGTGGGCGACGTCGTGGAAGAGGGTCAGACCCTCGTGGCGCTGGAGGCGATGAAGATGGAGACGGCGGTGACGGCCCCGCGCTCCGGCGTGGTGACGGCGCTCGGTGCGGCGCCCGGCACCCAGGTGGCGCCCGGCGACGCGCTGGTCGTGCTCGGCCCGGTCGACGAGCAGGAGGTGGCGGCGTGA
- a CDS encoding response regulator transcription factor, translating into MLLAVARGLSNAEVAAALFIGEQTVKSHVSEVLRKLGCRDRVQLVITAYESGLVR; encoded by the coding sequence GTGCTGCTCGCCGTCGCGCGCGGCCTGTCCAACGCGGAGGTCGCCGCCGCCCTGTTCATCGGCGAGCAGACGGTGAAGTCGCACGTCTCCGAGGTGCTGCGCAAGCTCGGCTGCCGCGACCGCGTCCAGCTCGTCATCACGGCCTACGAGTCCGGGCTGGTCCGCTGA
- the atzF gene encoding allophanate hydrolase has protein sequence MSARPEAWIARRDAADVERDLVAAAGPLAGLRLAVKNNVDVAGFPTTAGCPSYATGPAASDAVAVARLRAAGATVVGVTNLDQFATGLVGQRSPYGGVRDARRPAYVSGGSSSGSAVAVALGEADLAIGTDTAGSGRVPAAFQGIVGIKPTLGVVSTEGVVPACRSWDAVTIFARDLDTASVAMGVMAGGPGTRAWPVDVPLAAPAAARVAVPDELPGMAPGWAEAFEAAAERLRADGCVVEAVPFTSFLTAATLLYGGALVAERHAAVGAFVDAHAGDPALDPTVAGIIHRAGTPTASALVRDLERLEELRATSMALLDGFDALLVPTAPGQPTAAEVAADPVGVNSWVGTFTNFCNLFDLCAVAVPSGTADGAQFGVTVVARTFHDAVALDLARRVGLAAEPVAGAGAASPLPEPASPWPVAAGVATERLLVVGAHLRGQPLAGELESRGARWVGPASTAPRYALTELDTVPAKPGLERVGTPGASVAGELWEVSTGALGSFLANLPAPMNLGRVELDDGEWVVGFGCHAEAARGGRDITDHGGWLAWLGR, from the coding sequence GTGAGCGCGCGGCCGGAGGCCTGGATCGCCCGCCGGGACGCGGCCGACGTCGAGCGGGACCTGGTGGCCGCGGCGGGCCCGCTGGCCGGGCTGCGACTCGCGGTGAAGAACAACGTGGACGTCGCCGGGTTCCCCACGACGGCGGGCTGCCCGTCGTACGCGACGGGACCGGCGGCGTCGGACGCCGTCGCGGTGGCCCGGCTGCGGGCAGCCGGCGCGACGGTCGTCGGGGTGACCAACCTCGACCAGTTCGCCACCGGGCTGGTGGGGCAGCGCAGCCCGTACGGCGGGGTGCGGGACGCCCGCCGCCCGGCGTACGTGTCGGGCGGGTCGAGCTCCGGGTCGGCCGTGGCCGTGGCGCTCGGCGAGGCCGACCTCGCGATCGGCACGGACACCGCCGGGTCGGGCCGCGTGCCCGCGGCGTTCCAGGGGATCGTCGGCATCAAGCCGACGCTCGGCGTGGTGTCCACCGAGGGCGTGGTGCCGGCGTGCCGGTCGTGGGACGCGGTGACGATCTTCGCGCGCGACCTCGACACGGCGTCGGTCGCCATGGGCGTCATGGCGGGCGGCCCGGGCACACGGGCGTGGCCGGTGGACGTCCCGCTGGCCGCCCCGGCGGCGGCGCGCGTCGCGGTCCCCGACGAGCTGCCGGGCATGGCGCCGGGCTGGGCGGAGGCGTTCGAGGCCGCGGCCGAGCGGCTGCGCGCCGACGGCTGCGTCGTCGAGGCGGTCCCGTTCACCTCGTTCCTCACCGCCGCGACCCTGCTGTACGGCGGTGCGCTCGTGGCCGAACGGCACGCCGCCGTCGGCGCGTTCGTCGACGCGCACGCCGGCGACCCGGCGCTCGACCCGACCGTCGCGGGCATCATCCACCGTGCCGGGACCCCGACGGCGAGCGCCCTGGTGCGGGACCTGGAGCGGCTGGAGGAGCTGCGGGCCACCTCGATGGCGCTGCTCGACGGGTTCGACGCCCTGCTGGTGCCCACGGCGCCCGGACAGCCGACGGCGGCCGAGGTCGCGGCCGACCCGGTGGGCGTCAACTCGTGGGTGGGGACGTTCACGAACTTCTGCAACCTGTTCGACCTGTGCGCGGTGGCGGTGCCCTCGGGGACGGCGGACGGCGCCCAGTTCGGCGTGACGGTGGTGGCGCGGACGTTCCACGACGCCGTCGCCCTGGACCTGGCGCGCCGGGTCGGTCTCGCCGCCGAGCCCGTCGCCGGCGCGGGGGCCGCGTCACCGCTGCCGGAGCCCGCGTCGCCGTGGCCGGTCGCGGCGGGCGTCGCCACCGAGCGCCTGCTGGTCGTCGGGGCGCACCTGCGCGGGCAGCCGCTCGCGGGCGAGCTCGAGTCGCGGGGCGCACGCTGGGTGGGCCCCGCGTCCACGGCGCCGCGCTACGCGCTGACCGAGCTGGACACCGTGCCGGCGAAGCCCGGTCTGGAGCGGGTCGGCACGCCGGGCGCCTCCGTGGCCGGCGAGCTGTGGGAGGTCTCGACGGGGGCGCTGGGCTCGTTCCTGGCGAACCTGCCGGCACCGATGAACCTGGGCCGCGTGGAGCTCGACGACGGCGAGTGGGTCGTCGGGTTCGGTTGTCACGCCGAGGCGGCGCGGGGCGGCCGGGACATCACGGACCACGGGGGCTGGCTCGCGTGGCTGGGACGGTGA
- a CDS encoding ThuA domain-containing protein, with amino-acid sequence MSTRHTGRRLAAATATTAVVLGVTALGAVPATAHGGHGGHGGHGDKDDYEILVVGETLGFRHSHIDEVTEALIGLGQDNGFTVDVWDPPNSSAGWWGSGSPGQPDLTLPSTPFTSTENLSQYSSIVFVSPVDNTNSLNPATPRLLDDAELAALQGYVHDGGGVVGLHAATDTMHTSPWYTDLVGGGARFSGHPQQQTATMRVESPAHPSMEGVPLVWERWDEWYNYTLNPRENVHVLMTLDESTYTGGTMGEDHPIAWCQNFEGGRSWYQGAGHVEESWTDPTFLTSVLRGVEWTAGKVSGGGNCVTWSEVDGLVDDLGDGHGRDRAAAKVIGKQLDKAEQLADADKPWKAVLVLRTSAVLADALVRGDAGDVLHDKIDDLADWQKGLAQAGL; translated from the coding sequence ATGAGCACTCGACACACCGGCCGTCGCCTCGCCGCGGCCACCGCCACCACCGCCGTCGTCCTCGGGGTCACCGCCCTGGGCGCCGTGCCCGCCACCGCCCACGGCGGCCACGGCGGCCACGGCGGCCACGGCGACAAGGACGACTACGAGATCCTCGTCGTCGGCGAGACCCTCGGGTTCCGCCACTCGCACATCGACGAGGTCACCGAGGCCCTCATCGGCCTCGGCCAGGACAACGGGTTCACCGTGGACGTCTGGGACCCGCCGAACAGCTCCGCCGGCTGGTGGGGCAGCGGCTCCCCCGGACAGCCCGACCTCACCCTGCCCTCCACCCCGTTCACCAGCACCGAGAACCTGTCCCAGTACTCCTCGATCGTGTTCGTCTCCCCCGTGGACAACACCAACAGCCTCAACCCGGCCACCCCGCGGCTCCTCGACGACGCCGAGCTCGCGGCGCTCCAGGGGTACGTGCACGACGGCGGTGGCGTCGTCGGCCTGCACGCCGCGACCGACACGATGCACACCTCCCCCTGGTACACCGACCTCGTCGGCGGCGGCGCCCGGTTCTCCGGCCACCCGCAGCAGCAGACCGCCACCATGCGCGTGGAGAGCCCCGCCCACCCGTCCATGGAGGGCGTCCCGCTCGTCTGGGAGCGCTGGGACGAGTGGTACAACTACACGCTCAACCCGCGCGAGAACGTCCACGTCCTCATGACCCTCGACGAGTCCACCTACACCGGCGGCACCATGGGCGAGGACCACCCGATCGCCTGGTGCCAGAACTTCGAGGGCGGCCGCTCCTGGTACCAGGGCGCCGGCCACGTCGAGGAGTCCTGGACCGACCCGACCTTCCTCACCTCCGTGCTGCGCGGTGTCGAGTGGACCGCCGGGAAGGTCAGCGGCGGCGGCAACTGCGTCACCTGGTCCGAGGTCGACGGCCTCGTCGACGACCTCGGCGACGGCCACGGCCGCGACCGCGCCGCCGCGAAGGTCATCGGCAAGCAGCTCGACAAGGCCGAGCAGCTCGCCGACGCCGACAAGCCGTGGAAGGCCGTCCTCGTGCTCCGCACGTCCGCGGTGCTCGCCGACGCCCTCGTGCGCGGCGACGCCGGCGACGTCCTGCACGACAAGATCGACGACCTCGCCGACTGGCAGAAGGGTCTCGCCCAGGCCGGTCTCTGA
- a CDS encoding rhamnan synthesis F family protein — protein MPGRETALAGGENDQVDGTARVQGFQEKDVAAASATGDGAGTDGGVWQAVGLTADDATWRVTVAGPGPDAPGRVGVVLAGRSSGARLALPVEAGDDTLVAEVRRQDLAVFGPEVVDLWVHDDAGEGVRRRVSCAELGTGPLDGAGTDGATWYATKHGNLSVRLAPPVGSSRLRPTLTGARFVDGVWRLLVDGAGVRRGARLVARGRERTKIAVSVPLRSGSPGWEAEVTTEQLRAFGGEVVDLFVADEGETGDAVRVAADDVPVAVTSADSRTPYATRKNMASLRRKTAAEVIRDAGAFDDAHYRAQGPDLAPDEDPVDHYVRVGAAQGLDPSTMFDTTYYWRANPDVRAVNPFAHYCEFGWKELRNPSPQFDTWWYWSKHLTLPDESVAPLTHYEQVGRSANLSTRPERFPSRRFGTGQVLPTDRAVRRVCLFAAYDVDGIVDDYVVDYVRELSRFADVYYLADSAMAASELAKLEGVTKGAWAQRHGEYDFGSYRRLAERVGWDVLETYDELLLVNDSCYLLRPLDEVFARMDARPADWWGLQASTRKHASWDPHRAPISRAALDVLVDRVEPKQIDHVHVSSFFMAFRAPVVRDPEFRRYLGTVVGQPVRSNLFLRYEIGLSRWLVTHGHRFDTFVGDVYPYDPAGNGWYFRLLDQGFPLLKRQLLATNPFRVKDLGTWKQRILAKVPDAQVDLFERNLRRVVDPAALRATVDDVSAVTDRTEPETPADLLTDDEFRVADRRTVRRPELWVFPVDPTTQELTGNVRAVFEQVRQEPTIRKVVLRRDTPIDLDGANVEVVALASPAGQERLLQAGTVLVDVDLRSEVLYPVSGEFHNIVRLGSSGRDKRLEVADGENPADDARYRALLSSSKVETLALTAASYPMTFHQVWNTGSPRTDFILGDEPSLPADLAAELADLRATLAGRRLLLLVTDDDLERDHGLSSEERARLGEWFVQHGCVLGIRSRRLPGSLPASSPEGIPFLDLSGVTHPEVLYREATALLTDVSGSFVDFLVTGRPVLTFVPDVAPVSRRRVADLEDVFPGAVTRTFDELWAALDGLLTAQPDATYTFKRRLFHDHLDGASAARAVEKIRDLTEVYGVGKPFGERMA, from the coding sequence GTGCCCGGACGAGAGACCGCCCTGGCGGGCGGCGAGAACGATCAGGTGGACGGGACGGCGCGCGTGCAGGGGTTCCAGGAGAAGGACGTGGCGGCGGCGTCGGCGACCGGCGACGGGGCGGGCACCGACGGCGGCGTCTGGCAGGCGGTCGGTCTCACCGCCGACGACGCCACCTGGCGGGTCACCGTCGCGGGCCCCGGCCCGGACGCCCCGGGCCGGGTCGGCGTCGTCCTGGCCGGTCGGTCCAGCGGAGCGCGGCTCGCGCTCCCCGTGGAGGCGGGCGACGACACGCTGGTCGCCGAGGTCCGGCGCCAGGACCTTGCCGTCTTCGGGCCGGAGGTCGTGGACCTCTGGGTGCACGACGACGCGGGCGAGGGGGTGCGTCGTCGGGTGTCGTGCGCGGAGCTCGGCACCGGGCCGTTGGACGGCGCCGGGACCGACGGGGCCACCTGGTACGCCACCAAGCACGGCAACCTCAGCGTCCGTCTCGCACCGCCGGTCGGCTCCTCGCGACTGCGCCCGACCCTGACGGGTGCACGTTTCGTCGACGGCGTGTGGCGCCTGCTCGTCGACGGTGCCGGCGTCCGGCGCGGTGCGCGGCTCGTCGCCCGGGGCCGCGAGCGGACGAAGATCGCTGTGAGCGTCCCGCTCCGCTCCGGCTCCCCGGGCTGGGAGGCCGAGGTCACGACGGAGCAGCTGCGCGCCTTCGGGGGCGAGGTCGTCGACCTGTTCGTCGCGGACGAGGGTGAGACGGGCGACGCCGTCCGCGTGGCCGCCGACGACGTCCCCGTGGCGGTGACGAGCGCGGACTCCCGCACGCCGTACGCGACCCGCAAGAACATGGCGAGCCTGCGGCGCAAGACGGCGGCCGAGGTGATCCGGGACGCCGGGGCGTTCGACGACGCGCACTACCGCGCCCAGGGCCCGGACCTGGCGCCGGACGAGGACCCGGTGGACCACTACGTCCGCGTCGGGGCCGCGCAGGGCCTCGACCCGTCCACCATGTTCGACACCACGTACTACTGGCGCGCGAACCCTGACGTCCGTGCCGTCAACCCGTTCGCCCACTACTGCGAGTTCGGCTGGAAGGAGCTGCGCAACCCGTCGCCCCAGTTCGACACCTGGTGGTACTGGTCGAAGCACCTCACGCTGCCGGACGAGAGCGTCGCTCCCCTCACGCATTACGAGCAGGTCGGCAGGTCGGCGAACCTGTCGACCCGCCCCGAGCGTTTCCCCTCGCGGCGGTTCGGCACCGGGCAGGTGCTCCCGACGGACCGGGCGGTGCGCCGGGTGTGCCTGTTCGCGGCGTACGACGTGGACGGGATCGTCGACGACTACGTGGTGGACTACGTGCGCGAGCTGTCGCGGTTCGCGGACGTGTACTACCTGGCGGACTCGGCGATGGCGGCGTCGGAGCTGGCGAAGCTCGAGGGTGTGACGAAGGGTGCCTGGGCGCAGCGGCACGGCGAGTACGACTTCGGGTCGTACCGTCGGCTGGCGGAGCGGGTGGGCTGGGACGTCCTGGAGACCTACGACGAGCTCCTGCTGGTCAACGACAGCTGCTACCTGCTGCGGCCGCTGGACGAGGTCTTCGCGCGCATGGACGCCCGCCCCGCGGACTGGTGGGGCCTGCAGGCGTCCACCCGCAAGCACGCCTCGTGGGACCCGCACCGCGCGCCGATCTCCCGCGCCGCCCTCGACGTGCTGGTCGACCGGGTGGAGCCGAAGCAGATCGACCACGTCCACGTGTCGTCCTTCTTCATGGCGTTCCGTGCGCCGGTCGTCCGCGACCCGGAGTTCCGCCGCTACCTGGGCACCGTCGTCGGGCAGCCTGTCAGGTCGAACCTGTTCCTCCGGTACGAGATCGGCCTCAGCCGCTGGCTCGTGACCCACGGTCACCGGTTCGACACCTTCGTGGGCGACGTCTACCCGTACGATCCCGCCGGCAACGGCTGGTACTTCCGCCTCCTGGACCAGGGTTTCCCGCTGCTCAAGCGGCAGCTGCTCGCCACCAACCCGTTCCGTGTCAAGGATCTGGGCACCTGGAAGCAGCGCATCCTGGCGAAGGTGCCCGACGCCCAGGTCGACCTGTTCGAGCGGAACCTCCGACGCGTCGTCGACCCGGCGGCGCTGCGAGCCACGGTCGACGACGTCTCCGCGGTCACGGACCGCACCGAGCCCGAGACCCCGGCCGACCTGCTGACCGACGACGAGTTCCGCGTCGCGGACCGGCGCACCGTCCGACGGCCGGAGCTCTGGGTCTTCCCCGTCGACCCGACGACGCAGGAGCTGACGGGCAACGTCCGGGCGGTCTTCGAACAGGTCCGGCAGGAACCGACGATCCGCAAGGTCGTCCTGCGCCGTGACACGCCGATCGACCTCGACGGAGCGAACGTCGAGGTCGTCGCCCTCGCGAGCCCCGCCGGCCAGGAACGGCTCCTGCAGGCGGGCACGGTGCTCGTCGACGTCGACCTGCGGTCCGAGGTCCTCTACCCGGTCTCCGGGGAGTTCCACAACATCGTCCGGCTGGGCTCCTCCGGGCGGGACAAGCGCCTCGAGGTCGCCGACGGTGAGAACCCGGCGGACGACGCCCGCTACCGCGCGCTCCTCAGCTCGTCCAAGGTGGAGACCCTCGCACTGACCGCCGCGTCCTACCCCATGACGTTCCACCAGGTGTGGAACACCGGGTCGCCGCGGACCGACTTCATCCTGGGTGACGAGCCGAGCCTGCCCGCCGACCTGGCGGCCGAGCTCGCCGACCTCCGGGCGACCCTGGCGGGCCGTCGACTGCTGCTCCTGGTGACGGACGACGACCTCGAGCGCGACCACGGTCTCTCGTCCGAGGAGCGGGCACGGCTCGGGGAGTGGTTCGTGCAGCACGGGTGCGTGCTCGGGATCCGGTCCCGGCGACTGCCCGGCAGCCTGCCGGCGTCCTCCCCCGAGGGCATCCCGTTCCTCGACCTGTCCGGGGTGACGCACCCGGAGGTGCTGTACCGGGAGGCGACGGCGCTGCTCACCGACGTGTCGGGCTCGTTCGTCGACTTCCTCGTCACCGGTCGACCCGTGCTGACCTTCGTCCCGGACGTCGCACCGGTCTCCCGACGCCGCGTCGCCGACCTGGAGGACGTGTTCCCCGGCGCGGTGACCCGGACCTTCGACGAGCTGTGGGCGGCCCTGGACGGGCTGCTCACCGCACAGCCCGACGCCACGTACACGTTCAAGCGGCGCCTGTTCCACGACCACCTCGACGGTGCGAGCGCGGCGCGGGCGGTCGAGAAGATCCGCGACCTCACGGAGGTCTACGGCGTCGGGAAGCCGTTCGGCGAGCGGATGGCCTGA